In the genome of Sorangium aterium, one region contains:
- a CDS encoding efflux RND transporter periplasmic adaptor subunit produces MSARRRRRLWPWLVGALALAGGGAVVLAKAGSGPAPIDPALVVTAKRGDLAVEILETGRIEAREQVELKSKVAGQVAQVLADEGARVQKDQLLLVLDPTDYEREVARAEAELARARAAAGFAKRVVAQRTAGVEASVVPAQELDVAKHDLTEKTVAIRLAEVALSAARDQLRYTKISSPLDGTVIQRNIEPGEVVTPGVQSTFNGKALLTVADLSTLVVKVDLNQIDVAKVALGQTATLTLDALPGKTYAARVTKIAPASVKLEGREVDVFPVEAELTQIDGLIKPGMTADVRIRLDSRPGVVSLPIEAVADEGGKQLVTRVVDGPDGKQTTEKVEVALGARNDRDVEIVNGVPEGARVLINPPSAAANETKM; encoded by the coding sequence GTGAGCGCCCGGCGTCGGCGGCGCCTCTGGCCGTGGCTCGTGGGGGCGCTGGCGCTCGCCGGGGGCGGGGCCGTCGTCCTCGCGAAGGCCGGCTCCGGCCCCGCGCCCATCGACCCCGCGCTCGTCGTGACCGCGAAGCGCGGCGACCTCGCCGTCGAGATCCTCGAGACCGGGCGCATCGAGGCCCGCGAGCAGGTCGAGCTCAAGTCGAAGGTCGCGGGCCAGGTCGCCCAGGTGCTCGCGGACGAGGGCGCCCGGGTCCAGAAGGACCAGCTGCTGCTCGTGCTCGACCCGACCGACTACGAGCGCGAGGTCGCCCGCGCCGAGGCCGAGCTCGCCCGGGCCAGGGCCGCCGCGGGCTTCGCCAAGCGCGTCGTCGCGCAGCGGACCGCCGGCGTCGAGGCCAGCGTCGTCCCCGCGCAGGAGCTCGACGTGGCCAAGCACGACCTCACCGAGAAGACCGTCGCCATCCGGCTCGCCGAGGTCGCGCTCAGCGCCGCCAGGGACCAGCTCCGGTACACGAAGATCTCCTCGCCCCTCGACGGCACCGTCATCCAGCGCAACATCGAGCCCGGCGAGGTCGTCACGCCGGGGGTGCAGTCGACCTTCAACGGAAAGGCGTTGCTCACCGTGGCCGATCTCTCGACGCTCGTGGTGAAGGTCGACCTCAACCAGATCGACGTGGCCAAGGTCGCGCTCGGCCAGACGGCGACGCTGACGCTCGACGCGCTCCCCGGCAAGACGTACGCGGCCAGGGTCACCAAGATCGCGCCCGCCTCGGTGAAGCTCGAGGGCCGCGAGGTCGACGTCTTCCCGGTCGAGGCCGAGCTCACCCAGATCGACGGCCTCATCAAGCCCGGCATGACCGCTGACGTGCGCATCCGGCTCGACAGCAGGCCGGGCGTTGTCTCGCTGCCCATCGAGGCCGTCGCCGACGAGGGGGGCAAGCAGCTCGTCACGCGCGTGGTCGACGGCCCCGACGGCAAGCAGACGACCGAGAAGGTCGAGGTCGCGCTCGGCGCGCGCAACGATCGCGACGTCGAGATCGTGAACGGCGTCCCGGAGGGGGCCCGCGTGCTCATCAACCCGCCCTCGGCGGCCGCGAACGAGACGAAGATGTGA
- a CDS encoding glucuronyl esterase domain-containing protein encodes MSGSRITKKSEWACRRAEIKSQVETYESGSKPVVSKDNVTGQFSANKLTVNVNDAGKSASFSINISRPAGAPAGAIPLVIGIGGSNLDNTVFSQNGVAMATFDNNAMGAQSGAGSRGTGTFYNLYGSNHSASSMIAWAWGVSRIIDALEKTPGANIDPKRIAVTGCSRNGKGALTVGAFDERIVLTIPQESGAGGSASWRVSQAGASAGENVQTLSNAANEQPWFRANFGSTFGNRVTSLPFDHHMVMGLVAPRALLVIDNRIDWLGINSTFTAGSIAQQIWKGLGVQDKMGYWQTTGHSHCAFPSSQRAALEAYVKKFLVGGGTADTNLLKGDGATADLAKWMKWTAPTLQ; translated from the coding sequence TTGAGCGGCTCACGCATCACGAAGAAGTCGGAGTGGGCGTGCCGGCGCGCGGAGATCAAGTCGCAGGTCGAGACGTATGAGTCCGGATCGAAGCCCGTGGTGTCCAAGGACAATGTCACGGGGCAGTTCTCGGCGAACAAGCTGACGGTCAACGTCAACGACGCAGGGAAGAGCGCCTCCTTCTCCATCAACATCAGCCGGCCTGCCGGGGCGCCTGCCGGTGCGATCCCGCTCGTCATCGGCATCGGCGGTTCGAATCTGGACAACACCGTGTTCAGCCAGAACGGCGTCGCGATGGCGACCTTCGACAACAACGCGATGGGCGCCCAGAGCGGCGCCGGCTCGCGCGGGACGGGTACGTTCTATAACCTCTACGGCAGCAACCACTCGGCCAGCTCGATGATCGCGTGGGCCTGGGGCGTGAGCCGGATCATCGACGCTCTGGAGAAGACCCCGGGCGCCAACATCGACCCGAAGCGCATCGCCGTGACGGGTTGCTCGCGCAACGGCAAGGGGGCCCTCACGGTGGGCGCGTTCGACGAGCGCATCGTGCTGACGATCCCCCAGGAGTCGGGCGCCGGGGGCTCGGCGAGCTGGCGCGTCTCGCAGGCGGGCGCGAGCGCCGGGGAGAACGTGCAGACGCTGTCCAACGCGGCCAACGAGCAGCCGTGGTTCCGCGCGAACTTCGGCTCGACCTTCGGCAACCGGGTGACGTCGTTGCCGTTCGATCATCACATGGTCATGGGGCTCGTCGCGCCGCGCGCCCTGCTCGTCATCGACAACAGGATCGACTGGCTCGGCATCAACAGCACCTTCACGGCGGGGTCCATCGCCCAGCAGATCTGGAAGGGGCTCGGGGTGCAGGACAAGATGGGCTACTGGCAGACCACCGGCCATTCCCACTGCGCGTTCCCCTCCTCGCAGAGGGCGGCCCTCGAGGCGTACGTGAAGAAGTTCCTCGTCGGCGGCGGCACCGCGGACACCAACCTGCTCAAGGGCGACGGGGCGACGGCCGATCTGGCCAAGTGGATGAAGTGGACCGCGCCGACCCTCCAGTAA
- a CDS encoding glycoside hydrolase family 88/105 protein — MSRWSSRLRAVLVAVAASAAAVGGCTGEPDAGQPASSGAECTPTSPSADDAFARERAPDSESIALARAIADRWIAEHPAEALPWDWGEGTVMLSLVELYRVTQHSPYRDYYRRYIDHHLEYGYEITTSDRCPPAIAALELHEETCAAPYAKVVDDVLRYLYEEARRTEQGGISHLGVSPLFEPTLWIDSLFMFGNVLVRAGERSGEARPLDEFSNQFQIFASLLQDEPGLFRHAYDWPAPQDPDVYWARGNAWVTAAGYEYLRVRAGRGERDDAVAGALERQVAAVLGAQDQDSGLWWTVMNRPGEIYLETSATALFAVGLARGLRHGFLDASVRPAIDRAMAGVRSRIEEDGSGRPVVTGTSGPTTVGKLEDYAAVELRDDLSYGVGAVILALVETSGL, encoded by the coding sequence ATGTCGCGCTGGTCGTCGCGCCTCCGCGCGGTGCTCGTCGCCGTCGCGGCGAGCGCCGCCGCGGTCGGAGGGTGCACGGGGGAGCCGGACGCCGGGCAGCCGGCCAGCTCCGGCGCGGAGTGCACGCCGACGTCACCGTCGGCGGACGACGCGTTCGCGCGCGAGCGCGCGCCCGACTCCGAGAGCATCGCGCTGGCGCGCGCCATCGCCGACCGATGGATCGCCGAGCACCCGGCGGAGGCGCTCCCGTGGGACTGGGGCGAGGGCACGGTCATGCTCTCGCTGGTCGAGCTGTACCGCGTCACGCAGCACTCCCCCTACCGGGACTACTACCGGCGCTACATCGACCACCACCTCGAGTACGGCTACGAGATCACGACGAGCGATCGCTGCCCGCCGGCGATCGCCGCGCTCGAGCTCCACGAGGAAACGTGCGCGGCCCCCTATGCGAAGGTGGTCGACGACGTGCTCCGCTACCTCTACGAGGAAGCCCGCCGGACGGAGCAGGGCGGCATCAGCCACCTCGGCGTGTCGCCGCTGTTCGAGCCCACCCTCTGGATCGACTCGCTGTTCATGTTCGGCAACGTGCTCGTCCGCGCCGGAGAGCGATCGGGCGAGGCGCGCCCGCTCGACGAATTCTCGAATCAATTCCAGATCTTCGCGTCGCTCCTCCAGGACGAGCCCGGGCTCTTCCGGCACGCGTACGACTGGCCGGCGCCGCAGGATCCGGACGTGTACTGGGCGCGCGGCAACGCCTGGGTCACGGCGGCCGGCTACGAGTACCTCCGCGTGCGCGCGGGGCGCGGGGAGCGCGACGACGCCGTGGCCGGGGCGCTCGAGCGGCAGGTCGCGGCGGTCCTGGGCGCGCAGGACCAGGACAGCGGCCTGTGGTGGACCGTCATGAACCGCCCGGGGGAGATCTACCTGGAGACGAGCGCGACGGCCCTCTTCGCCGTCGGGCTCGCGCGCGGGCTGCGCCACGGCTTCCTCGACGCCTCGGTGCGCCCCGCCATCGACCGCGCCATGGCGGGCGTGCGCTCGCGCATCGAGGAGGACGGCTCCGGGCGGCCGGTCGTGACCGGAACCTCGGGGCCCACGACGGTGGGAAAGCTCGAGGATTACGCGGCGGTCGAGCTCCGCGACGACCTCTCGTACGGCGTCGGGGCCGTGATCCTGGCGCTCGTCGAAACGTCCGGGCTGTAG
- a CDS encoding ABC transporter permease — translation MRWSAYLAIAAKALSAHKLRSLLTVLSITLGAFAIVLMTSLAEGGLLTLGRGIEQLGGARLILVAPKAPERAERKKTMYVTGFTRRDRDRLARGVPHVAEHTMYAMLGSRDVTSDEGKEDRTDFVAADSGFLDAFRMHVARGRTFSDEEDRRRARVCVAGPKLAARLWRGDPIGRWVTVGTLRCRVIGVLADADRMGVNFGFSWVDLLVAPFDTAADVEKAVGTSALLVIKTDDVRNNDPVKRIINALLVDRHHGVDDFTLLDFSSIMQKFEAVFATMKAIVGLIAGVALLIGGVGVMNMMLVSVSERVREIGIRKALGASPRDISAQFLAEAALLSGFGGLLGVVGGAAAAELASSIILRFTPSWVGAVSTPAVVAALLVSSGVGVVFGWLPAQRAGRLDPVAAMRR, via the coding sequence GTGAGGTGGTCCGCCTACCTCGCGATCGCCGCGAAGGCCCTCTCGGCGCACAAGCTGCGGTCGCTCCTGACCGTGCTCAGCATCACCCTGGGCGCCTTCGCCATCGTGCTCATGACCTCGCTCGCGGAGGGCGGCCTGCTCACGCTGGGTCGCGGCATCGAGCAGCTCGGCGGGGCGCGGCTCATCCTCGTCGCCCCGAAGGCGCCGGAGCGCGCCGAGCGGAAGAAGACCATGTACGTCACCGGCTTCACCCGCCGGGATCGCGATCGGCTCGCGCGCGGCGTCCCCCACGTCGCCGAGCACACCATGTACGCCATGCTCGGCTCGCGCGACGTCACCTCCGACGAGGGCAAGGAGGATCGCACCGACTTCGTCGCGGCCGACAGCGGCTTCCTCGACGCCTTCCGGATGCACGTCGCGCGCGGCCGGACGTTCTCCGACGAGGAGGATCGCCGCCGGGCCCGGGTCTGCGTCGCCGGCCCGAAGCTCGCGGCGCGGCTCTGGCGCGGCGACCCGATCGGCCGGTGGGTGACGGTCGGGACCCTGCGCTGCCGGGTCATCGGCGTGCTCGCCGACGCCGATCGGATGGGCGTGAACTTCGGCTTCAGCTGGGTCGACCTGCTCGTCGCTCCGTTCGACACGGCGGCGGACGTCGAGAAGGCGGTGGGCACCTCGGCGCTGCTCGTCATCAAGACCGACGACGTCCGCAACAACGACCCGGTGAAGCGCATCATCAACGCGCTCCTCGTCGACCGCCACCACGGCGTCGACGACTTCACCCTCCTCGATTTCAGCAGCATCATGCAGAAATTCGAGGCCGTGTTCGCCACGATGAAGGCGATCGTCGGCCTCATCGCGGGCGTCGCGCTGCTCATCGGCGGCGTGGGCGTGATGAACATGATGCTCGTGAGCGTGTCCGAGCGCGTGCGCGAGATCGGCATCCGCAAGGCGCTCGGCGCGTCGCCGCGCGACATCAGCGCGCAGTTCCTGGCCGAGGCGGCGCTGCTCTCGGGCTTCGGCGGCCTGCTCGGGGTCGTCGGCGGCGCCGCCGCGGCCGAGCTCGCCTCGTCGATCATCCTCCGCTTCACGCCGAGCTGGGTCGGCGCGGTCTCCACGCCGGCCGTCGTCGCGGCGCTGCTCGTCTCCTCCGGCGTGGGCGTTGTCTTCGGGTGGCTGCCGGCCCAGCGCGCGGGCCGGCTCGACCCCGTGGCGGCGATGCGGCGATGA
- a CDS encoding ABC transporter permease: MRLDDLLHSTRAVVADRTRAALTLLGIIIGTGSIVLLASLLAGGEEALLRAGQQAVEADLIQVHPAEVSVGDRRRTRRDLSRDDASALAASRALGGASALSESVRPTEARAGGKKKRISLVSAVPAAPALYDLELAAGRFLVEADLTARRRVCVVGHEVWAELFGGPPARAAQAEPLHMTADGHVWTVVGVLQDRPILGSTDDTNIWNRKVLVPQTTYDALYAPSHKTDRLYVRQDPLVTVRTPLAALRGVIDATLQRRHHGVKNFRIEDKDSHGQEQLVIDIIKMLLLSTGVVALIVGGINIMNIMLVTVTERTREIGIRRAVGASPRAILLQFLCEAAAVSLLGGVLGVLSGLALSWLAGALLAQVVGRWAFQVEPWSLFLGLGLSVTIGVVFGFYPAWRASRLDPIEALRSE; the protein is encoded by the coding sequence ATGAGGCTCGACGATCTCCTCCACTCGACGCGCGCCGTGGTCGCCGACCGGACCCGCGCCGCGCTCACGCTGCTGGGCATCATCATCGGCACCGGCTCGATCGTGCTGCTCGCCTCGCTCCTCGCGGGCGGCGAGGAGGCGCTCCTCCGGGCAGGCCAGCAGGCCGTGGAGGCCGACCTCATCCAGGTCCACCCCGCGGAGGTGAGCGTCGGCGACCGGCGCCGCACCCGGCGCGATCTCTCGCGGGACGACGCCAGCGCGCTCGCCGCGTCGCGCGCCCTCGGCGGCGCCTCCGCCCTGAGCGAGTCGGTGCGCCCGACCGAGGCCCGCGCCGGCGGCAAGAAGAAGCGGATCTCCCTCGTCAGCGCCGTGCCGGCGGCACCGGCCCTCTACGACCTGGAGCTCGCGGCGGGCCGCTTCCTCGTCGAGGCGGATCTCACGGCCCGGCGGCGCGTGTGCGTCGTCGGCCACGAGGTCTGGGCCGAGCTCTTCGGCGGCCCTCCGGCGCGGGCCGCGCAGGCCGAGCCCCTCCACATGACGGCCGACGGCCACGTGTGGACGGTCGTCGGCGTGCTCCAGGACCGGCCGATCCTCGGCTCCACGGACGACACGAACATCTGGAACCGCAAGGTCCTCGTCCCGCAGACCACCTACGACGCGCTCTACGCGCCGTCGCACAAGACCGACCGCCTGTACGTCCGGCAGGATCCGCTCGTCACCGTCCGGACGCCGCTCGCCGCGCTCCGCGGCGTCATCGACGCGACGCTCCAGCGCCGCCACCACGGGGTCAAGAACTTCAGGATCGAGGACAAGGACAGCCACGGCCAGGAGCAGCTCGTCATCGACATCATCAAGATGCTGCTGCTCAGCACCGGCGTGGTTGCGCTGATCGTGGGGGGCATCAACATCATGAACATCATGCTGGTGACCGTGACCGAGCGGACGCGGGAGATCGGCATCCGCCGCGCGGTCGGGGCCTCGCCGCGCGCGATCCTGCTGCAGTTCCTGTGCGAGGCGGCGGCCGTCTCGCTGCTCGGCGGCGTGCTCGGCGTGCTCTCGGGGCTGGCCCTCTCCTGGCTCGCCGGCGCGCTGCTCGCGCAGGTGGTCGGCCGCTGGGCGTTCCAGGTCGAGCCCTGGTCGCTCTTCCTCGGCCTCGGCCTCTCGGTCACGATCGGCGTGGTCTTCGGCTTCTACCCGGCCTGGCGCGCCTCGCGGCTCGACCCGATCGAGGCCCTCCGCTCGGAGTAG
- a CDS encoding class I SAM-dependent methyltransferase, with protein sequence MSSAADPSAPPPPAFEASDYSWLVGFEGDWRDTWWNRDFVELIARRLRLDEVRAAVDVGCGVGHWGRTLLPVLHGDATLVGVDREPSFVARAAAEAEACGVAARTSYREGLAEALPLPDASVDLATCQTVLMHVADPLRVLREMRRVLRPGGLLLAVEPNNFAEKATALVTAPGLSRADRLALLELEAICQDGKRALGQGDSSVGERLPGLLREAGLGDLHVCQSDKCAALIPPYDTPAEREELRQVLAWIDGGIWLGTGGTRDQTHAWYLAGGGDPAQFERLWAIAMQEARAGKQAALARTLDGARGVTFYLVSGRKPA encoded by the coding sequence GTGTCCAGCGCCGCTGATCCCTCGGCTCCTCCGCCGCCGGCCTTCGAGGCCAGCGACTACAGCTGGCTCGTCGGCTTCGAGGGCGACTGGCGCGACACCTGGTGGAACCGCGATTTCGTCGAGCTCATCGCCCGCCGGCTCCGGCTCGACGAGGTGCGCGCGGCGGTCGACGTCGGCTGCGGCGTCGGGCACTGGGGTCGAACCCTCCTGCCCGTGCTGCACGGCGATGCCACCCTGGTGGGCGTCGATCGTGAACCGTCGTTCGTCGCGCGCGCCGCCGCCGAGGCCGAGGCGTGCGGGGTCGCGGCGCGCACGTCGTACCGGGAGGGCCTCGCCGAGGCCCTCCCGCTGCCCGACGCGAGCGTCGACCTCGCCACGTGCCAGACCGTCCTGATGCACGTCGCCGACCCGCTGCGGGTGCTGCGCGAGATGCGCCGCGTCCTGCGCCCCGGCGGCCTCCTGCTGGCGGTCGAGCCGAACAACTTCGCCGAGAAGGCCACCGCCCTGGTCACCGCGCCCGGCCTGTCGCGCGCCGACCGGCTCGCGCTGCTCGAGCTCGAGGCCATCTGCCAGGACGGCAAGCGCGCGCTGGGACAGGGGGACAGCTCCGTGGGCGAGCGGCTGCCAGGGCTGCTCCGCGAGGCAGGGCTCGGCGATCTCCACGTGTGCCAGTCGGACAAGTGCGCCGCGCTGATCCCGCCGTACGATACGCCCGCGGAGCGCGAGGAGCTGCGCCAGGTGCTGGCGTGGATCGACGGCGGCATCTGGCTCGGAACGGGCGGCACCCGCGATCAAACCCACGCCTGGTATCTGGCCGGCGGCGGCGATCCGGCGCAGTTCGAGCGGCTGTGGGCGATCGCCATGCAGGAGGCGCGCGCGGGGAAGCAGGCCGCGCTCGCGCGCACGCTCGACGGGGCGCGCGGGGTGACGTTCTATCTGGTGTCGGGGCGCAAGCCGGCGTGA
- a CDS encoding heparinase II/III domain-containing protein: MKSRSRGFPLSLHTLAPALACVALAVAACGTDTPGPSEPRDTGVHPRLLARPEHRDLLRSRVDREPYASILATLKRRADRPYEEEPDPASWDYKTNGNNASTAQANALLAWAFEDRAAADKAREFLRRLETNWDTNTVLDMNIRMAKVLMGYTNAWDLLSATPWFPAEESAQAESKITDITGQFFAKYLEQDFYRDLLLRPAQNNHPIRTADAIGYVALAFPEHPAASTWWNWSISELDYLWGPEGQYVQPDGGASEGPYYSGFAWGPTAAFFIALDNALEGEVAFTRDCRTRSDQDPWAGHDCVEGEQGALEVPLRGGLFTKAVDWSLSLRLPWGTRPPVDDGVFTPFNGGPLLTSFGGGGEYLWDWEQNRGDPQAMEFGSDLIAHHLLYLDDAVASEAPRFLTRFFPDAGNAVFRSDWGDEARWLLLLAEHGSARKAIHDHVDGTSFSLAAYGEYLLIDAGYYKPDSLDNAKTSQSPSHNVILIDGRSAPDKGLFDDFGDADAFLRNTHDGDAVDYAEAHQDYQDTHVERSVAFIDGRYFVVGDRLSTSHPAARKHAWRLHGYAGLTSGGTFELLPDGGRWERARAGVEARVQSTSPGLAVVEPPYTPLTVPHVHEFEEDRKAADHAVIDATVEAEAPGFLAVLLPYKVGVDAGPDAPLQAAPIAAEPGVVAWQIESDGGTDVAVLRSKGAPEALELPGGQVLETDAELVVLRIEGERPFALMARGTRVVLDGKPRVTSPDARGLAVEE, translated from the coding sequence ATGAAATCACGTTCTCGCGGCTTTCCTCTCTCTCTTCACACCCTCGCTCCGGCGCTCGCGTGCGTCGCGCTCGCCGTCGCGGCGTGCGGCACGGACACCCCCGGGCCGAGCGAGCCGCGGGACACCGGCGTCCATCCTCGGCTCCTCGCGCGCCCGGAGCACCGCGATCTCCTGCGCTCGCGGGTCGATCGCGAGCCCTACGCCTCGATCCTCGCCACCCTGAAGCGCCGCGCCGACCGCCCCTACGAGGAGGAGCCGGACCCCGCTTCATGGGACTACAAGACGAACGGCAACAACGCCTCGACGGCGCAGGCCAATGCCCTCCTCGCCTGGGCGTTCGAGGACCGGGCGGCGGCCGACAAGGCGCGCGAGTTCCTGCGCCGCCTGGAGACCAACTGGGACACGAACACGGTCCTCGACATGAACATCCGGATGGCGAAGGTCCTCATGGGGTACACGAACGCGTGGGATCTCCTGAGCGCCACGCCGTGGTTCCCCGCCGAGGAGTCCGCCCAGGCCGAGAGTAAGATCACCGACATCACCGGTCAGTTTTTCGCCAAATACCTGGAGCAGGATTTCTATCGAGATCTCCTGCTGCGCCCGGCGCAGAACAACCATCCGATCCGGACCGCCGACGCGATCGGTTATGTGGCGCTCGCGTTCCCCGAGCACCCGGCGGCCTCGACCTGGTGGAACTGGTCGATCTCGGAGCTCGACTACCTCTGGGGCCCGGAGGGCCAGTACGTGCAGCCCGACGGCGGGGCGTCCGAAGGCCCGTATTACTCCGGCTTCGCCTGGGGGCCCACGGCGGCGTTCTTCATCGCCCTCGACAACGCGCTCGAGGGCGAAGTCGCCTTCACGCGCGACTGCCGCACCCGCTCCGACCAGGACCCGTGGGCCGGACATGACTGCGTCGAGGGCGAGCAGGGCGCGCTGGAGGTCCCGCTGCGCGGCGGGCTCTTCACGAAGGCCGTCGACTGGTCGCTCTCGCTGCGCCTCCCCTGGGGCACCCGGCCCCCGGTCGACGACGGCGTCTTCACCCCGTTCAACGGGGGCCCGCTGCTCACCTCCTTCGGCGGAGGTGGGGAGTACCTCTGGGACTGGGAGCAGAACCGCGGCGACCCCCAGGCCATGGAGTTCGGCAGCGACCTCATCGCCCATCATCTGCTCTACCTCGACGACGCCGTGGCCTCCGAGGCGCCGCGCTTCCTCACGCGCTTCTTCCCCGACGCCGGCAACGCGGTGTTCCGCTCGGACTGGGGCGACGAAGCGCGCTGGCTCCTGCTCCTCGCGGAGCACGGCTCGGCGCGCAAGGCGATCCACGACCACGTGGACGGCACGTCGTTCTCCCTCGCGGCCTACGGAGAGTACCTGTTGATCGACGCGGGCTACTACAAGCCCGATTCGCTCGACAACGCCAAGACCAGCCAGTCGCCGTCGCACAACGTGATCCTCATCGACGGCCGATCCGCGCCCGACAAGGGGCTCTTCGACGACTTCGGCGACGCGGACGCCTTCCTCCGGAACACCCACGACGGCGACGCCGTCGATTATGCGGAGGCGCACCAGGACTACCAGGACACGCACGTCGAGCGATCCGTGGCCTTCATCGACGGCCGCTACTTCGTGGTCGGCGACCGCCTCTCGACGTCGCACCCGGCGGCCCGCAAGCACGCGTGGCGGCTGCACGGGTACGCGGGGCTCACGTCCGGCGGCACCTTCGAGCTGCTCCCCGACGGCGGCCGATGGGAGCGGGCGCGGGCGGGCGTCGAGGCGCGCGTGCAGTCGACGTCGCCGGGGCTCGCGGTCGTGGAGCCGCCGTACACTCCGCTGACGGTGCCCCACGTCCACGAGTTCGAGGAGGACCGCAAGGCCGCCGACCACGCCGTCATCGACGCGACGGTGGAGGCCGAGGCGCCGGGGTTCCTGGCGGTGCTCCTGCCCTACAAGGTCGGCGTGGACGCGGGCCCCGACGCGCCGCTCCAGGCGGCGCCGATCGCGGCGGAGCCCGGCGTCGTCGCGTGGCAGATCGAGAGCGACGGCGGGACCGACGTGGCGGTGCTGCGGAGCAAGGGAGCCCCGGAGGCGCTGGAGCTGCCCGGGGGGCAGGTCCTCGAGACCGACGCGGAGCTCGTCGTGCTGCGGATCGAGGGGGAGCGGCCGTTCGCGCTGATGGCTCGGGGCACGAGGGTGGTCCTCGATGGGAAACCCCGGGTCACCTCGCCTGATGCGCGCGGCCTCGCCGTGGAGGAGTGA
- a CDS encoding ABC transporter ATP-binding protein codes for MSALVKLDAITKVYWMGEVEVQALRGVSLELSRGEMVAIMGASGSGKSTTLNVIGTLDRPTGGRYLLDDEPVEELDEVELAQLRNRKIGFVFQSFNLLPRDTALANVELPMVYAGVRPTDRRARAARALARVGLDDRAHHLPNQLSGGQQQRVAIARAIVNEPPLLLADEPTGALDSATTRQVMELFCALHAQGMTVVVVTHDRSIADYATRVVTFRDGAIVEDTGPRGRRVDVSSPVPGPTSSVPGPTSSVPGPASSPPGGLS; via the coding sequence ATGTCTGCACTCGTGAAGCTCGACGCGATCACCAAGGTCTACTGGATGGGCGAGGTGGAGGTGCAGGCGCTCCGCGGCGTGTCGCTGGAGCTCTCGCGGGGCGAGATGGTCGCCATCATGGGCGCCTCGGGGTCGGGCAAATCGACGACCCTGAACGTCATCGGCACGCTCGACCGCCCCACCGGCGGCCGTTACCTCCTCGACGACGAGCCGGTCGAGGAGCTCGACGAGGTCGAGCTGGCGCAGCTCCGCAACCGCAAGATCGGGTTCGTCTTCCAGTCGTTCAACCTCCTTCCGCGCGACACCGCCCTCGCGAACGTCGAGCTGCCCATGGTCTACGCCGGCGTCCGACCGACCGACCGGCGGGCGCGGGCCGCGCGGGCGCTCGCGCGCGTCGGCCTCGACGACCGGGCGCACCACCTGCCGAACCAGCTGTCCGGCGGCCAGCAGCAGCGCGTGGCGATCGCCCGCGCGATCGTCAACGAGCCGCCGCTCCTCCTTGCGGACGAGCCGACCGGCGCGCTCGACTCCGCCACCACCCGGCAGGTCATGGAGCTCTTCTGCGCGCTGCACGCGCAGGGGATGACGGTCGTCGTCGTCACCCACGACCGCTCGATCGCCGACTACGCCACCCGCGTCGTCACCTTCAGGGACGGCGCCATCGTCGAGGACACCGGCCCTCGCGGCCGTCGCGTGGACGTCTCGTCGCCTGTTCCTGGACCAACGTCGTCGGTTCCTGGACCAACATCATCGGTTCCTGGACCGGCATCGTCGCCTCCCGGAGGCCTCTCGTGA